One part of the Francisella adeliensis genome encodes these proteins:
- a CDS encoding F0F1 ATP synthase subunit epsilon produces MSKNYLKVDVVSPLGSVFTGEADMVSLRGSAGEMGIAYGHTELLSTMPAGVVNIRKDESTEVLYVSGGIIEVTPKRVTIMVDDMEKAENLNQAEAEKAKIRAQEALAKKDASQLDIDAAHTRLKEADARLKALNSSKGIYYSKD; encoded by the coding sequence ATGTCTAAAAACTATCTAAAAGTCGATGTAGTTAGCCCACTTGGTTCAGTATTTACAGGCGAGGCTGACATGGTTAGCCTGCGTGGATCTGCTGGAGAGATGGGTATAGCTTATGGGCATACAGAATTACTTTCTACAATGCCCGCGGGTGTTGTAAATATAAGAAAAGATGAGTCTACAGAGGTACTTTATGTATCTGGTGGAATTATTGAAGTAACTCCAAAGCGTGTAACTATAATGGTTGATGATATGGAGAAAGCTGAAAATCTAAATCAAGCTGAAGCTGAAAAAGCTAAAATAAGAGCACAAGAAGCATTAGCTAAGAAAGATGCTTCACAGTTAGATATAGATGCTGCTCATACTAGACTTAAAGAAGCAGACGCTAGACTTAAAGCTCTTAATTCATCTAAGGGTATTTACTATTCTAAAGACTAG
- the tsaD gene encoding tRNA (adenosine(37)-N6)-threonylcarbamoyltransferase complex transferase subunit TsaD, which produces MLVLGIESSCDETGIALYDYDSKQLVADTLYSQIELHQNYGGVVPELASREHIAKLNVLTKKVLQDANVSFDQIDCIAYTAMPGLVGALMVGATFAKTLGMINNISTLAIHHLEGHLLSPLLDSENQIEYPFVALLVSGGHTQLFEVRNFGEYSLLGESIDDAVGEAFDKTAKMLGMSYPGGVEVANLAEKATNKSKYILPRPMKNKPNLDFSFSGLKTAVLNAWYSENQQTAENKANLCYSFQEAVVDVLVTKCDKALQQTSIKQLVVSGGVSANKKLREKLDKLATNKSYKIQFPPLKYCTDNGAMIALAGAHRYAKGFSDDSLEINVKPRAKI; this is translated from the coding sequence ATGCTGGTTTTAGGCATTGAAAGTTCTTGTGATGAAACGGGTATTGCACTATATGATTATGATAGTAAACAGCTGGTTGCTGATACATTATATAGCCAAATAGAACTACATCAAAACTATGGTGGAGTTGTTCCTGAACTTGCTTCACGAGAGCATATTGCTAAATTAAATGTTCTTACAAAAAAAGTTCTTCAAGATGCTAATGTTAGCTTTGACCAAATTGATTGTATAGCATATACAGCAATGCCTGGTCTAGTTGGAGCTCTAATGGTAGGTGCTACTTTTGCAAAAACTTTAGGTATGATTAATAACATATCTACTCTTGCTATACATCATCTTGAAGGGCACTTATTATCTCCTCTGCTTGATAGTGAAAATCAAATTGAATACCCATTTGTCGCACTTTTAGTATCAGGTGGCCATACTCAACTTTTTGAAGTTAGAAATTTTGGAGAGTACTCTTTGCTTGGAGAGTCAATAGATGATGCTGTTGGAGAAGCTTTTGATAAAACGGCCAAAATGCTTGGAATGTCTTATCCTGGTGGTGTTGAGGTAGCTAATTTAGCTGAGAAAGCAACGAATAAGAGTAAGTATATTCTTCCTAGACCAATGAAAAATAAACCTAATTTAGATTTTAGCTTTAGTGGTTTGAAAACAGCTGTATTAAATGCTTGGTATAGTGAAAATCAGCAAACTGCAGAAAATAAAGCTAATCTTTGTTATAGTTTTCAAGAGGCTGTAGTTGATGTGTTAGTGACAAAATGTGATAAAGCATTACAGCAAACATCTATCAAGCAACTTGTAGTTTCAGGAGGTGTAAGTGCCAATAAAAAATTGCGCGAAAAGCTAGATAAGTTAGCAACAAATAAATCATATAAAATACAATTTCCGCCTTTAAAATATTGTACAGATAATGGTGCAATGATTGCTCTAGCAGGAGCGCATAGATATGCAAAAGGTTTTAGTGATGATAGCCTTGAGATAAATGTAAAACCTAGAGCTAAGATTTAA
- a CDS encoding chorismate--pyruvate lyase family protein: MKIIDKTVLDKPQRFWLNDAKNLVTSLTKFYGAISLEKISQKFDDITAFEKDLLKIESSDELALVREISLSNSNDKFVYARTIVPNNTYKHFMNELESLGTKPIGDNLLFDKAKFDRNEFIIRKLSGLEFQGETNQQASSDIFSRSSVFEYKNNPKLKLLITEYFLILPQQYGNE, translated from the coding sequence ATGAAAATAATAGATAAAACTGTATTAGATAAGCCTCAAAGATTCTGGCTCAATGACGCTAAGAATTTAGTTACAAGTTTGACTAAATTTTATGGTGCTATAAGTTTGGAGAAAATATCGCAAAAATTTGATGATATAACAGCATTTGAAAAAGATTTACTAAAAATTGAAAGCTCAGATGAATTAGCACTTGTCAGAGAAATATCACTTTCAAATTCTAACGACAAGTTTGTCTATGCTCGAACTATTGTTCCAAATAATACTTATAAGCATTTTATGAATGAATTAGAATCATTAGGCACTAAACCAATAGGAGATAACTTATTATTTGATAAAGCAAAGTTTGATAGGAATGAGTTCATTATTCGTAAGCTCTCAGGTCTAGAGTTTCAAGGTGAAACAAATCAACAAGCTTCATCAGATATATTCTCTCGTAGCTCTGTATTTGAGTATAAAAACAACCCAAAGCTTAAACTTTTAATCACAGAATATTTTTTAATATTACCACAGCAGTATGGCAATGAATAA
- a CDS encoding mannitol dehydrogenase family protein has product MNINQENVSEILEKNSTINTFSKPQLCSKILHFGVGGFHRAHQAVYTAEAMDHSKDYSWGITGVGILASDKTMADILKAQDYNYSLMIKPYKEKSSLSIVNTISNYIHAYNNYEDLRKASKNNDLAIISMTVTEGGYNIDPNTGKFDWNNDNIKFDIENFNTPKTIFGFLALCLRERKLNNQAGVTLLSCDNVQHNGRVLEYTLLEFLSKQDQNLKNWVKEKCSFPNSMVDRITPKTADEDKKTISQDFGIEDQWPVVCEPFTQWVVEDKFVTGRPRWEDVGAQFVKDVSPYEKMKLRLLNSSHQALAYIGYLHGYRYVHESAQDETIQKFLLNYMKNEVEVTLDSVPGIDLDEYQKSVIDRFANPNIADTLQRICEFTSDRIPVFNLPIIHEQLNQSKTLKLSALIVASWRVYLEGFDERGEKIDVVDNKKDFLLDFIAKNDNPLDFIKIKEIFHDIASDEKFVGDYLKAFEAIKQEGALGAIAKIL; this is encoded by the coding sequence ATGAATATTAATCAAGAAAATGTTTCTGAAATATTAGAAAAAAACTCAACAATAAATACATTCTCAAAACCACAGCTATGTTCTAAAATCCTCCATTTTGGTGTGGGAGGCTTTCACCGTGCTCATCAAGCTGTTTATACTGCTGAGGCAATGGATCATAGTAAAGATTATAGTTGGGGGATTACAGGAGTTGGGATATTAGCTAGTGATAAAACTATGGCAGATATTCTGAAAGCTCAAGATTATAATTATTCATTGATGATAAAACCATATAAAGAGAAAAGCTCTCTAAGTATAGTTAATACTATCTCGAACTATATCCATGCTTATAATAACTATGAAGATTTAAGAAAGGCATCAAAAAATAATGATTTAGCAATCATATCTATGACGGTAACAGAGGGTGGATATAATATTGATCCAAATACAGGTAAGTTTGATTGGAATAATGATAATATCAAGTTTGATATAGAAAACTTTAATACTCCAAAAACTATTTTTGGGTTCTTAGCATTGTGTTTAAGAGAAAGAAAATTAAATAATCAGGCTGGAGTAACTTTACTTAGTTGTGACAATGTTCAGCATAATGGTAGGGTTTTAGAGTATACATTATTAGAGTTTCTGTCAAAGCAAGATCAGAATCTTAAAAATTGGGTTAAAGAAAAATGTAGTTTTCCAAACTCAATGGTTGATCGTATAACTCCTAAAACAGCTGATGAAGATAAAAAAACTATATCACAAGATTTTGGTATAGAAGACCAGTGGCCAGTAGTTTGTGAACCATTTACACAGTGGGTAGTAGAAGATAAGTTTGTTACTGGAAGACCTCGTTGGGAAGATGTTGGAGCTCAATTTGTGAAAGATGTATCACCTTACGAAAAGATGAAACTGCGTTTGTTAAATTCATCTCATCAGGCTTTAGCATATATAGGATATTTACATGGCTACCGCTATGTTCATGAATCAGCTCAGGATGAAACTATTCAAAAATTTTTACTAAATTATATGAAAAATGAAGTGGAAGTTACTCTTGATAGTGTTCCTGGAATAGATCTTGATGAGTACCAAAAATCTGTTATTGATAGGTTTGCAAACCCAAATATTGCAGATACACTACAAAGAATATGTGAATTTACTAGTGATAGAATTCCAGTGTTTAATCTCCCTATTATTCATGAGCAATTAAATCAAAGTAAAACCCTAAAATTATCAGCATTGATAGTTGCTTCGTGGAGAGTATACCTTGAAGGATTCGATGAGAGGGGTGAAAAAATTGATGTTGTGGATAATAAAAAAGATTTCTTATTAGACTTTATTGCTAAAAATGATAATCCTTTAGATTTTATAAAGATTAAAGAAATATTCCATGATATAGCAAGTGATGAAAAGTTTGTAGGAGATTATCTAAAAGCTTTTGAAGCAATAAAGCAAGAAGGTGCTTTAGGTGCTATAGCAAAAATACTATAA
- a CDS encoding SemiSWEET family transporter, with amino-acid sequence MEYIDILGWIACIITIIYTALGLPVQVKKNYELGSTEGLSLFLFCFLFLTFTSWVVYGFCKPDWFIVVPNGLGAIFALVIVIQIIYYGNKNK; translated from the coding sequence ATGGAATATATAGATATACTTGGCTGGATAGCATGTATTATAACGATAATTTACACAGCATTAGGATTGCCAGTTCAAGTTAAGAAGAATTATGAACTTGGCTCTACAGAAGGTTTATCACTATTTTTATTTTGTTTTTTATTTTTAACATTTACATCATGGGTAGTTTATGGTTTTTGTAAGCCGGATTGGTTTATAGTTGTACCTAATGGTCTAGGTGCTATATTCGCATTAGTTATTGTAATTCAAATAATCTACTATGGAAATAAAAATAAATAA
- the atpD gene encoding F0F1 ATP synthase subunit beta codes for MSTGKIIQVIGPVIDVEFSRDNTPKVYEALKVEEASLVLEVQQQIGDGVVRTIAMGSSDGLRRGMEVTNTNAPISVPIGKGTLGRIMNVLGEPIDEAGPVEHSETRSIHQAPPAYDELALSTEILETGIKVVDLICPFAKGGKVGLFGGAGVGKTVTMMELINNIAKEHSGYSVFAGVGERTREGNDFYYEMKDSNVLDKVSLVYGQMNEPPGNRLRVALTGLTIAEGFRDEKRDVLMFVDNIYRYTLAGTEVSALLGRMPSAVGYQPTLAAEMGALQERITSTKTGSITSVQAVYVPADDLTDPSPATTFSHLDATIVLSRQIAELGIYPAVDPLDSTSRQLDPLVVGQEHYETARAVQKTLQRYKELKDIIAILGMDELSDEDKKTVDRARKIQRFLSQPFHVAEVFTGNPGKFVPLKDTIASFKAIASGEYDHLPEQAFYMVGSIQEAIEKAKNL; via the coding sequence ATGAGTACTGGTAAAATTATTCAAGTAATTGGTCCTGTTATCGATGTGGAGTTTTCACGCGATAATACACCAAAAGTATATGAAGCATTAAAAGTAGAAGAGGCATCTCTTGTACTAGAAGTGCAACAACAAATCGGTGATGGTGTAGTTAGAACTATCGCTATGGGTTCAAGTGATGGCTTACGCCGTGGTATGGAAGTTACTAATACTAACGCTCCTATATCAGTACCAATTGGTAAAGGAACACTTGGTAGAATTATGAATGTATTGGGTGAGCCGATTGATGAAGCTGGTCCAGTAGAGCATTCTGAAACTAGATCTATACATCAGGCTCCTCCTGCGTATGATGAACTAGCTTTAAGTACAGAGATTCTAGAAACAGGTATCAAAGTAGTTGATCTTATTTGTCCATTTGCTAAAGGTGGTAAAGTAGGTCTATTCGGTGGTGCTGGTGTTGGTAAGACAGTTACAATGATGGAGCTTATCAACAACATTGCTAAAGAGCATAGTGGATACTCCGTATTTGCGGGTGTAGGCGAAAGAACTCGTGAAGGTAATGATTTCTATTACGAAATGAAAGATTCTAATGTATTAGACAAAGTATCACTTGTTTATGGTCAGATGAATGAGCCACCAGGTAACAGATTAAGAGTAGCTCTTACGGGTCTTACTATTGCAGAAGGATTCCGTGATGAGAAGCGTGATGTATTAATGTTTGTAGATAACATTTATCGTTATACTTTAGCAGGTACTGAAGTATCAGCACTTTTAGGTCGTATGCCTTCAGCTGTGGGTTATCAACCGACACTAGCTGCTGAGATGGGTGCTTTACAAGAGCGTATTACATCTACTAAGACTGGTTCTATTACATCAGTTCAAGCAGTATATGTACCTGCTGATGATTTAACAGATCCATCTCCAGCGACTACATTCTCGCATCTTGATGCTACAATTGTACTTTCAAGACAGATTGCTGAACTTGGTATTTATCCTGCAGTTGATCCACTTGATTCTACTTCAAGACAGTTAGATCCATTGGTAGTAGGTCAAGAGCATTATGAAACTGCTCGTGCTGTACAAAAAACTCTTCAAAGATATAAAGAGCTTAAAGATATTATCGCAATTTTAGGTATGGATGAGCTTTCTGATGAAGATAAAAAGACTGTAGATAGAGCTCGTAAGATTCAAAGATTCTTATCTCAGCCTTTCCATGTTGCAGAAGTATTTACTGGCAATCCTGGTAAGTTTGTACCATTGAAAGATACTATCGCAAGCTTTAAAGCTATCGCAAGTGGTGAATATGATCATTTACCAGAGCAAGCTTTCTATATGGTAGGTTCTATCCAAGAAGCTATTGAAAAAGCAAAAAATCTATAG
- a CDS encoding lipopolysaccharide assembly protein LapA domain-containing protein: protein MFEMVAKLFWQIFFGVAIILIVILSILNTDKVSFDYIFGTTTLPIIVLMSVAFVVGLVLGSFLTKFIQITKTSGGAKK from the coding sequence ATGTTTGAAATGGTAGCAAAATTATTTTGGCAGATTTTCTTTGGTGTGGCGATCATCTTGATTGTTATTCTTTCTATTTTGAATACTGACAAAGTTAGTTTCGATTATATATTTGGTACAACAACTCTACCAATTATAGTCCTTATGTCTGTGGCTTTTGTAGTTGGTTTAGTTTTAGGTTCATTTCTTACAAAATTCATACAAATTACTAAAACGTCTGGTGGCGCTAAAAAGTAA
- a CDS encoding YraN family protein produces MNKTQIGSKAESQACDFLKYHGIEILEQNFKALPYGEIDIIALDQNVLIFVEVKFRKSNVFGFAQEMVTLAKQSKIINTANIFLQQNDLYQDIECRFDVVAINSNDINWVKNAFQVN; encoded by the coding sequence ATGAATAAAACTCAAATTGGTAGTAAGGCCGAATCTCAAGCTTGCGATTTTTTAAAATATCATGGGATAGAAATACTCGAGCAAAATTTTAAAGCGTTACCATATGGTGAAATAGATATTATTGCATTAGATCAAAATGTTTTAATCTTCGTTGAAGTTAAGTTTCGTAAATCAAATGTCTTTGGTTTTGCTCAAGAAATGGTTACATTGGCCAAACAATCAAAAATCATTAATACAGCAAATATCTTTCTGCAACAGAATGATTTATATCAAGATATAGAGTGTAGATTTGATGTAGTTGCAATTAATAGTAATGATATAAACTGGGTAAAGAATGCCTTTCAAGTGAATTAG
- the rph gene encoding ribonuclease PH, translating to MRPSGRDNDQLRNVKITHQFTKHAEGSVLVEFGDTKVLCTASVTPGVPRFKKDSGEGWLTAEYGMLPRSTHTRMDREAARGKQSGRTQEIQRLIGRALRASLDLTQVGENTIRVDCDVLQADGGTRTASITGASLAIKDAIEYMKANGKIAEDAKPLVAQVAAISVGVYNGEPVLDLDYDEDSNAETDMNVVMNSEGGMIEIQGTAEGKDFSEEEFAKMLGLAKKGIKEIFETVF from the coding sequence ATGCGTCCAAGCGGTAGAGATAATGATCAATTAAGAAATGTAAAAATCACACATCAATTTACAAAGCATGCTGAAGGCTCTGTACTTGTAGAGTTTGGTGATACTAAGGTACTTTGTACAGCATCTGTAACACCAGGTGTTCCAAGGTTTAAAAAAGATTCTGGTGAAGGTTGGCTAACCGCTGAATACGGTATGCTACCTCGCTCAACTCATACTCGTATGGATCGTGAAGCTGCTCGTGGTAAGCAATCAGGTCGTACTCAAGAGATTCAACGCTTAATCGGTAGAGCTTTGCGTGCAAGCTTAGATTTAACACAAGTTGGTGAAAATACTATCCGTGTTGATTGCGATGTACTTCAAGCAGATGGTGGTACACGTACAGCTTCTATCACAGGTGCATCATTAGCTATCAAAGATGCTATAGAATATATGAAAGCAAATGGCAAAATAGCAGAAGATGCAAAACCATTAGTTGCTCAAGTTGCTGCTATTTCTGTTGGTGTTTATAATGGCGAGCCAGTACTAGATCTTGACTATGATGAAGACTCAAATGCTGAGACAGATATGAATGTAGTAATGAATTCTGAAGGTGGTATGATTGAGATTCAAGGTACAGCAGAAGGTAAAGACTTTTCAGAAGAAGAGTTTGCTAAAATGCTAGGTCTTGCTAAAAAAGGCATCAAAGAGATTTTTGAAACTGTATTTTAA
- a CDS encoding prepilin-type N-terminal cleavage/methylation domain-containing protein, producing MHNVVAIERSKIKGLTIMELMIAVAIFSILASVAIPMYSNYVTRTKIANELPVLHAKAREIYDLKKNGRDFYIGGEYLTINEYGAIVKDIGNTGSNIIDGNAEIMLRPEPVPVDSVRWRCIVSGTDISESDVPSHCLYGAESFFTILKDNNMIASTSNFELDNNPVSDNDWDRIGNDSEFLGDWEIVGGDEELELWNDFDLISDRRDNVAELDGDSNELVELTHDLASQNFKDMQLSFDYFARTGDDSSNFEVYLGDQLVYTHDNFTQSWQSINIDLSNVDNASSSKLRIKEAGMDESLGALIDLDSLKVTPGQIV from the coding sequence ATGCATAATGTAGTAGCTATAGAGAGATCAAAAATCAAGGGGCTAACCATAATGGAGCTTATGATTGCTGTTGCTATATTTAGTATACTTGCTTCTGTTGCAATTCCAATGTATTCAAACTATGTCACTAGAACTAAAATCGCTAATGAACTCCCTGTATTACATGCTAAAGCACGAGAGATTTATGATTTAAAAAAAAATGGTCGAGATTTTTATATAGGAGGTGAATACCTCACGATAAATGAGTATGGCGCTATAGTAAAAGATATAGGAAATACAGGCAGTAATATAATAGATGGTAATGCTGAAATCATGCTACGCCCAGAACCTGTGCCTGTAGATTCTGTAAGGTGGAGATGTATAGTTTCTGGTACAGATATATCAGAATCAGATGTCCCTAGTCATTGTTTGTATGGTGCAGAATCGTTTTTCACAATACTTAAAGATAATAATATGATAGCTTCGACATCGAATTTTGAATTAGATAATAATCCTGTCTCAGACAATGATTGGGATAGAATCGGTAATGATAGTGAGTTTTTAGGTGATTGGGAAATAGTTGGTGGTGACGAAGAACTTGAGCTTTGGAATGATTTTGACCTAATTTCAGATCGTCGCGACAATGTTGCCGAGCTTGATGGAGATAGTAATGAGCTTGTTGAGCTCACACATGATTTAGCATCACAAAATTTTAAAGATATGCAATTATCGTTTGATTACTTTGCTCGTACAGGTGATGATTCTAGTAATTTTGAGGTCTATCTTGGTGATCAGCTTGTTTATACTCATGATAATTTCACACAATCTTGGCAGTCAATCAATATTGATTTGAGTAATGTGGATAATGCTAGTTCAAGTAAATTAAGGATAAAAGAGGCCGGCATGGATGAAAGTTTGGGAGCATTGATTGATTTAGACTCATTAAAAGTTACTCCTGGACAAATTGTTTAA
- a CDS encoding DUF3568 family protein: protein MKKKLLLTTAGLLSATLALNSCTTAAVATTGLVLAGTALAIGAYKWMQNPDAYNAYEKSADTVYTAAQDVLKESKYTITSQSTDEKKSEVKATSPSGSAITIVVKKDNADQSEIFIKDDSKATATIILNKINSALDAEQASYDKNSEAK, encoded by the coding sequence ATGAAAAAGAAATTACTATTAACGACAGCAGGTTTGTTGAGTGCGACTTTAGCACTTAACTCATGTACAACAGCAGCAGTTGCAACTACAGGTTTAGTTTTAGCTGGTACAGCGTTAGCTATTGGTGCTTATAAATGGATGCAGAACCCTGACGCTTACAATGCATATGAAAAAAGTGCTGATACTGTTTATACAGCAGCACAAGATGTTTTAAAAGAAAGTAAATACACTATTACTAGTCAGTCTACTGATGAGAAAAAATCAGAAGTTAAAGCCACATCTCCTAGTGGATCAGCAATAACAATCGTTGTTAAAAAAGATAATGCTGATCAGTCTGAGATTTTTATCAAGGATGATAGTAAAGCTACTGCTACAATAATTCTAAATAAGATTAACTCTGCTTTAGATGCTGAGCAAGCTTCATATGATAAAAATAGTGAAGCTAAATAA
- the ubiA gene encoding 4-hydroxybenzoate octaprenyltransferase, giving the protein MNKEKLQAYIMLMRLHRPVPILLILWPTLTALVLASHGFPSFKLLIIFTAGVVLMRTVGCIVNDIADRDFDKHVARTNTRPLTSGKLTVKNAITLCLVLTIVAFICVLFLNVFTISLSFVALFLAILYPFCKRFFALPQLVLGLAFNFGIFMAFSAIQNSVQLEAWIFYFATICWTIAYDTVYALADREFDLEIGVKSSAVTFGGNVFKYIFAFNLLALLFLVILGIYCDFNLIYYLGIVISGVFFVRNYRIYKKLGIANCIKAFSDNHWVGLVLFVVILLQYC; this is encoded by the coding sequence ATGAATAAAGAAAAACTCCAAGCATATATAATGCTAATGCGACTTCATCGTCCGGTACCGATTCTACTAATCTTATGGCCAACTTTGACAGCTTTAGTACTAGCAAGTCATGGCTTCCCAAGTTTTAAGTTGCTGATTATATTTACAGCCGGTGTGGTTCTGATGCGTACAGTTGGTTGTATTGTCAACGATATTGCAGATAGAGATTTTGATAAGCATGTTGCTCGCACAAATACACGCCCATTAACAAGTGGAAAACTTACCGTTAAAAATGCGATTACACTCTGTTTAGTATTAACTATTGTAGCTTTTATATGCGTGTTATTTTTAAATGTTTTCACTATATCATTATCATTTGTAGCTTTATTTTTGGCGATACTTTACCCATTTTGTAAAAGGTTTTTTGCTTTACCTCAACTAGTACTTGGATTAGCATTTAATTTTGGGATATTCATGGCTTTTTCAGCTATACAAAATTCCGTGCAGTTAGAAGCTTGGATTTTTTATTTTGCGACTATATGTTGGACTATTGCGTATGATACCGTATATGCTTTAGCTGATAGAGAGTTTGATTTAGAAATAGGAGTGAAATCTTCAGCTGTAACTTTTGGTGGGAATGTTTTTAAGTATATTTTTGCTTTTAATCTTTTAGCCTTATTATTTTTAGTAATTCTTGGAATATATTGTGATTTTAATCTCATTTATTATCTAGGGATTGTTATTTCGGGAGTATTCTTTGTAAGAAATTATCGTATATATAAAAAGCTAGGAATTGCAAATTGTATAAAAGCTTTTTCAGATAATCACTGGGTAGGTTTAGTGCTATTTGTAGTTATCTTACTGCAATACTGTTAG
- a CDS encoding F0F1 ATP synthase subunit gamma, whose amino-acid sequence MSNAREIRSKVASVKNTQKITGAMELVAASKMRGAIVKMNNVRPYVNCANTIIKNVVAASIDYPNPYLLDREIKRVGYIVTSTDRGLCGGLNINLFKHMLKDIKKNLDNKVGVDICVVGAKAEAFFRKLKGVNVVATAHYSDKDKEGSIKAISGAVSVMLEEYISGKIDRIYLNSNHFESTIKQKPIQQTLLPIQDVFTDEEKEANKAEASKGHWDYIYERDIEEVLNALCVRYIEAQVRGAILENAACEQAARMLAMKNATDNAGDIIDQLNLDYNKVRQAMITQELAEICSGAAAV is encoded by the coding sequence ATGTCTAATGCTAGAGAAATACGCTCAAAAGTTGCCAGTGTAAAAAATACACAGAAAATCACTGGTGCAATGGAGCTTGTAGCAGCAAGTAAGATGAGAGGAGCTATTGTTAAAATGAACAATGTGCGCCCTTATGTTAACTGTGCTAATACAATTATTAAAAATGTCGTAGCAGCTAGTATTGATTATCCAAACCCTTATCTTTTAGATCGTGAGATCAAAAGAGTTGGCTATATAGTCACTTCAACAGATAGAGGTCTTTGTGGTGGTTTAAATATCAACTTATTTAAGCATATGCTTAAAGACATCAAGAAAAATCTTGATAATAAGGTTGGTGTTGATATTTGTGTGGTGGGAGCGAAAGCTGAGGCATTCTTTAGAAAACTTAAAGGTGTTAATGTTGTAGCTACAGCTCATTATTCTGATAAAGATAAAGAGGGTAGTATCAAAGCAATTAGTGGTGCTGTTAGTGTAATGCTTGAAGAATATATAAGTGGTAAAATTGACCGTATATATTTAAATAGCAATCATTTCGAAAGTACTATTAAGCAAAAGCCAATACAGCAAACACTACTTCCAATACAAGATGTATTCACTGATGAAGAGAAAGAGGCTAATAAAGCAGAAGCTTCTAAAGGTCATTGGGATTATATCTATGAAAGAGATATTGAAGAAGTTCTTAATGCTTTATGTGTAAGATATATCGAAGCGCAAGTTCGTGGAGCTATACTTGAAAATGCAGCATGTGAGCAAGCAGCTCGTATGTTAGCTATGAAAAATGCTACAGACAACGCTGGTGATATTATTGATCAGCTTAATTTAGATTATAACAAAGTAAGACAAGCTATGATTACTCAAGAGCTTGCTGAAATTTGTTCAGGTGCAGCAGCAGTTTAG